The Sporomusaceae bacterium genomic sequence CTGCCATCCTTCACGACCAGCGCCCCCACCAGCGGGTTCGGGCTGGTGCGTCCGCACGCCCGGCGGGCAATCTCCAGCGCCTTGCGCATATAGGCAATATCCTGTACGTCGTACATTACCTTCAAACACCTCTAACGCGGGTCCAACACTTAAACCTATTGTCCCCCGAAAATATAAACAGGCTGTCCGGAAAGTCTCACTTTCCCAACAGCCTTTGCGGGCAATCGAAATACACAGGGACGCAGGCCTTACCCAGGCCTACGCAACCAGCCTTTTCCCATCCAGACTATACTGTCGGCCCCGGAATTCCACCGGGTCAGCCGCAAAAACGGCTCGCGGGCTTTTAAACCGCCGATCGGGAATTGAAGGTCGGCCGTTGATAACCCCACATCTGCGTTGTTGGCCCTCCGGGCGCTCCCGCCAACGTACGAAAAGTACGTTTCCGGTCGCGTCCTCGGTCCGCCTAGCATCTGCGGGGTTCTGAACGGCCTCGTGCCGTTCCAGCTCCGCTTCTCACCCTGCCCCAAAGGCATTGTATTCTTTTGACAATAACTATACTAGCACTTTCCTCCGGCCCGGTCAAGACCCCCGCAGCGCGCGGATGGCTGCCGCCATATCGGACGCGCCGTAAACCGCCGACCCGGCCACAAGGATATTCGCCCCCGCCGCCGCCACCTGGCGGGCGTTATCGGGGATTATGCCGCCGTCCACCTCGATATCCACCGTCAACTTGCGCGCCTCTATCATCCGCCGCAGGCGCCTGATCTTATCGACCATCGTCGGGATGAACTTTTGGCCGCCGAAGCCCGGATTAACCGTCATCAACAGCACCATGTCCACGTAGTCCAGCACCTCTTCCACCGCCGACAGCGGCGTGGACGGGTTCAGGGACACCCCCGCCTTCGCCCCCTGTTCGCGGATGGACTGCACCAGCCGGTGAAGGTGCGGCGCCGTCTCGGCATGAACGGTCACGATATCCGCCCCCGCCTTGATGAACGGCGTCACCATCGCCTCAGGGTTGGCAATCATCAGATGCACATCGAAAGGCAGGTCGGTCGTCTTGCGGATAGCCGCCACCACCGGCGGGCCGATGGTCAGGTTGGGCACGAAATGGCCGTCCATGACATCGACATGGATGAGGTCGGCGCCGGCATCCGCCACGCGGCGGATCTCGCCGCCGAGGTC encodes the following:
- the rpe gene encoding ribulose-phosphate 3-epimerase, which produces MTRIAPSILSADFADLGGEIRRVADAGADLIHVDVMDGHFVPNLTIGPPVVAAIRKTTDLPFDVHLMIANPEAMVTPFIKAGADIVTVHAETAPHLHRLVQSIREQGAKAGVSLNPSTPLSAVEEVLDYVDMVLLMTVNPGFGGQKFIPTMVDKIRRLRRMIEARKLTVDIEVDGGIIPDNARQVAAAGANILVAGSAVYGASDMAAAIRALRGS